In a genomic window of Candidatus Krumholzibacteriia bacterium:
- a CDS encoding TlpA disulfide reductase family protein encodes MREGKRRSRWRRGLLVLCLGAALLAATPPFSFGRGEEEKGKDSLRDVLQSLLLPDLDGNNVSIGSFLGEGPVVLDFWATWCKPCLLAMPELQELYAELAPRGLRVVGINEDGPRNATKVRPFLQTNGYTFPVLLDLNREAQRRLHAIALPTTLVLDKDGVVLHSSFGYRPGETAKLRSLLEPHLTPKSE; translated from the coding sequence GTGCGAGAAGGAAAGCGGCGATCCAGGTGGCGCCGTGGCCTCCTCGTCCTCTGCCTTGGCGCGGCGTTGCTCGCGGCCACGCCGCCGTTTTCCTTCGGAAGGGGCGAGGAAGAGAAGGGCAAGGATTCACTCCGGGATGTGCTCCAGTCGCTCCTCCTCCCCGATCTCGACGGCAACAATGTTTCGATCGGCAGCTTCCTCGGCGAGGGCCCCGTGGTGCTGGACTTCTGGGCCACCTGGTGCAAGCCCTGCCTCCTCGCCATGCCCGAGCTGCAGGAGCTGTACGCCGAGCTCGCCCCGCGCGGCTTGCGTGTCGTCGGCATCAACGAGGACGGCCCGCGGAACGCCACGAAGGTGCGGCCCTTCTTGCAGACGAACGGCTACACCTTTCCCGTCCTCCTCGATCTGAACCGCGAGGCGCAGCGGCGTCTGCATGCCATCGCTTTGCCGACGACGCTCGTGCTCGACAAAGACGGCGTGGTCTTGCACTCCTCCTTCGGTTATCGACCCGGGGAAACGGCAAAGCTGCGCAGCTTGCTCGAGCCGCACCTGACACCCAAGAGCGAATGA
- a CDS encoding helix-turn-helix domain-containing protein, translating into MHERFYTTAELARICGVSISTIKRWTDSGLLRCLRTPGGHRKFRLQDVAEAARQLGTSMAVPETRPAAEVDALSLLLLQRDQEGLVARLATTLGEGDAPGTSRWLVDLHRHGLGVQKVAGEILLGALAAVLTEVGDDFVQRRALRLAEAGARQLSLQLPPPLPGAPRALLAGGQGENGTLWLALGALVLADEGWERVDLGPAVPASTVRAGIGVVRPRLVVLAAAAAPEAEALQRACSAASAGFCLLPGAEAPAAALAALQRLARSHATPAAATVE; encoded by the coding sequence ATGCACGAGCGCTTCTATACGACCGCCGAGCTCGCCCGCATCTGCGGGGTGAGCATTTCGACCATCAAACGTTGGACCGATTCGGGCCTCCTGCGCTGCTTGCGCACTCCGGGAGGGCACCGCAAATTCCGCCTCCAAGACGTGGCCGAGGCGGCGCGGCAGCTGGGCACCAGCATGGCCGTGCCGGAGACGAGGCCCGCCGCGGAAGTGGACGCGCTCTCGCTCCTCCTCTTGCAGCGCGACCAGGAGGGACTGGTGGCGCGCTTGGCCACGACGCTCGGAGAAGGCGATGCTCCCGGCACCAGCCGCTGGCTCGTCGACCTGCACCGGCACGGCCTCGGCGTGCAGAAGGTGGCGGGGGAGATCCTGCTCGGGGCTCTCGCGGCGGTCCTGACGGAGGTCGGCGACGACTTCGTGCAGCGCCGGGCCTTGCGGCTCGCCGAAGCAGGAGCGCGCCAACTGTCGCTGCAGCTACCGCCGCCGCTCCCCGGCGCACCGAGAGCTTTGCTCGCCGGAGGACAGGGAGAAAACGGTACGCTCTGGCTGGCGCTCGGGGCCCTCGTCCTCGCCGACGAGGGTTGGGAGCGGGTGGATCTCGGCCCGGCGGTGCCGGCTTCGACCGTCCGCGCCGGCATCGGTGTGGTCAGGCCGCGTCTCGTCGTCCTCGCTGCCGCTGCCGCGCCCGAGGCGGAGGCGTTGCAACGGGCCTGCAGCGCGGCCTCGGCTGGGTTCTGCCTCCTCCCGGGAGCGGAGGCACCGGCTGCTGCCCTCGCCGCCTTGCAGCGCCTGGCGCGGAGTCACGCGACGCCGGCAGCTGCCACGGTGGAATAG
- a CDS encoding DUF6029 family protein has product MKRAALCCVAAALGLVPASAWPQITFSNLLEGRVGKDPQDPRPAVPDDRATFFDQFHLDWARDALLLGFRFEHYVASEDASLGYSEFVQRYAAWQDRGLEVRVGNFQALFGRGLVLRAFELPGVVREEQFRQFGYSRDLDGGQVRYRRGSLDLMALTGQPRRADEPPGTERRGLASGAQAAGQLVKGLRLGGEYLRLDPQDGGPTTHIPGGFAQVAFEPWLSRLGLRALTLGAYGEYAHAIDLDPSASVSPDVDPDEGRALYVGTDVSLPLFLPGLRAAASWEYKDYDNFALPGTVNEPPTLVREHTMALLNRSTHVLEPAQEEGYQFEARLDWRQRADLTLNWSRAENSDSRRFEEFFAELAGHRGLFTLSLFADLAEDGSAIPPVRERETYGTYAVVPLHGDHSLEIELARMRGSRDSSPADIPFEDRYASLTWAWAERISLGVVTTSTDDPGDPGAGEPDPSTGRYPRQDFTSVGARLRLARHHDLLGFWGKRRGGIACTAGTCYVVPAFDGASLQLLTRF; this is encoded by the coding sequence ATGAAGCGCGCCGCGCTCTGTTGCGTCGCTGCGGCGCTCGGCCTGGTTCCGGCTTCCGCCTGGCCGCAGATCACCTTCTCCAACCTCCTCGAGGGTCGGGTCGGCAAGGATCCGCAGGATCCCCGTCCCGCCGTGCCGGACGACCGCGCCACCTTCTTCGATCAGTTCCACCTGGACTGGGCCCGTGACGCGCTATTGCTCGGCTTCCGCTTCGAGCACTACGTCGCCTCCGAGGACGCCTCCCTCGGCTACTCCGAATTCGTGCAGCGCTACGCCGCCTGGCAGGACCGCGGTCTCGAGGTGCGGGTGGGGAACTTCCAGGCCCTCTTCGGTCGCGGTCTCGTGCTGCGCGCCTTCGAGTTGCCCGGCGTGGTGCGGGAAGAGCAGTTCCGTCAATTCGGCTACAGCCGGGATCTCGACGGCGGACAAGTGCGCTATCGGCGCGGTTCCCTCGATCTGATGGCGCTCACCGGTCAGCCGCGCCGCGCCGACGAGCCCCCCGGAACCGAGCGGCGTGGTCTGGCCTCCGGGGCGCAGGCGGCAGGGCAGCTGGTGAAGGGGCTCCGTCTCGGCGGGGAGTACCTGCGCCTCGACCCGCAGGATGGCGGCCCCACCACGCACATCCCCGGCGGCTTCGCCCAGGTCGCCTTCGAACCCTGGCTCTCCCGGCTCGGTCTTCGTGCTCTCACCCTCGGAGCCTATGGGGAGTACGCCCATGCCATCGATCTCGACCCCAGTGCGTCGGTGAGCCCGGATGTCGATCCCGACGAAGGACGGGCGCTGTACGTGGGCACGGATGTTTCGCTGCCGCTTTTCCTCCCGGGCCTGCGCGCTGCGGCGAGCTGGGAGTACAAGGACTACGACAACTTCGCCCTGCCCGGTACGGTGAACGAACCGCCGACGCTGGTGCGCGAGCACACCATGGCGCTGCTCAACCGCAGCACCCATGTGCTCGAGCCGGCGCAAGAAGAGGGCTACCAGTTCGAAGCGCGCCTCGATTGGCGGCAGCGCGCCGATCTGACCTTGAACTGGAGCCGGGCGGAGAACTCCGACTCGCGCCGCTTCGAGGAGTTCTTCGCCGAGCTCGCCGGCCATCGGGGCCTCTTCACGCTCAGCCTGTTCGCCGACCTGGCGGAGGACGGAAGCGCCATCCCGCCGGTGCGCGAGCGCGAAACCTACGGCACCTACGCCGTGGTACCGCTCCACGGCGATCACAGCCTGGAAATCGAGCTGGCGCGGATGCGGGGCAGCCGCGACTCGAGCCCGGCGGACATCCCTTTCGAAGATCGCTACGCTTCCCTCACCTGGGCCTGGGCCGAACGGATCTCTCTCGGCGTCGTCACCACCTCCACCGATGATCCGGGCGATCCGGGCGCCGGCGAACCGGACCCGAGCACCGGACGTTACCCGCGGCAGGACTTCACCTCCGTGGGCGCGCGGCTGCGACTCGCTCGGCATCACGATCTTCTCGGCTTCTGGGGCAAACGCCGGGGCGGCATTGCCTGCACCGCCGGCACCTGCTACGTCGTGCCCGCCTTCGACGGCGCCAGCCTGCAGCTACTCACCCGCTTCTGA